The following proteins come from a genomic window of Nostoc sp. ATCC 53789:
- the mraY gene encoding phospho-N-acetylmuramoyl-pentapeptide-transferase encodes MDAKLSPEQGLNISGIALASLLAVGLGTTAFFLDSMANRLPWQSMSLTLPLLLCAMGSGVVGFWVIPLLQALKTGQIIREDGPQAHLKKAGTPTMGGIFFIPVGVIIACILSNFATDVLAVSALTTSYGLIGWLDDWQILRRKSNKGISPRTKLALQVGFAAVFCLWLMFNQPSNITNIALPWVSFTLPLGFLFWPLAGFVLVAESNATNLTDGIDGLAAGTVAIALLALGALIAPTAPGLMVFCAALSGGCLGFLAHNRNPARVFMGDTGSLALGGALAAVALLTNTLVALFILSGIFFVETLSVMAQVSYYKATKGPDGKGKRLFKMAPLHHHLELTGWSELQVVGVFYVIAAILAAICLA; translated from the coding sequence GTGGACGCTAAATTATCTCCTGAGCAAGGATTAAATATTTCTGGAATTGCACTAGCCTCTTTATTAGCCGTTGGGTTAGGTACAACAGCATTTTTCTTAGATTCGATGGCCAACAGGCTACCCTGGCAAAGTATGTCGCTAACCCTGCCACTGCTGTTGTGTGCTATGGGTTCAGGTGTGGTTGGCTTTTGGGTAATACCTTTACTCCAAGCACTCAAAACTGGACAAATAATCCGCGAAGATGGGCCCCAAGCTCATCTAAAAAAAGCAGGCACTCCCACAATGGGAGGTATATTCTTTATCCCTGTAGGTGTAATTATTGCCTGCATATTGTCTAATTTTGCTACAGATGTCCTTGCAGTTTCGGCATTGACAACCAGCTATGGATTGATTGGCTGGCTTGACGATTGGCAAATTCTGCGCCGGAAATCAAATAAAGGTATATCTCCCCGAACAAAACTTGCTTTGCAAGTGGGTTTTGCGGCAGTATTTTGCCTCTGGCTAATGTTTAATCAACCTTCTAATATTACAAATATTGCTTTACCTTGGGTCAGCTTCACACTACCATTAGGATTTCTATTTTGGCCTTTGGCAGGTTTTGTACTAGTTGCAGAAAGTAACGCGACTAATTTAACAGATGGTATTGATGGCTTGGCAGCCGGAACAGTAGCGATCGCACTTTTGGCATTAGGAGCCTTAATTGCACCTACAGCACCAGGGTTAATGGTTTTTTGTGCGGCTTTAAGTGGTGGTTGTTTAGGTTTCTTAGCCCATAATCGTAACCCAGCCCGCGTTTTCATGGGAGATACCGGTTCCCTCGCACTGGGAGGAGCATTAGCTGCTGTAGCGTTATTAACAAACACCTTAGTAGCACTGTTCATTCTCAGTGGTATCTTCTTCGTAGAAACCCTTTCGGTGATGGCACAGGTAAGTTATTACAAAGCCACCAAGGGCCCTGATGGCAAAGGCAAGCGCCTCTTTAAAATGGCACCCTTACACCATCATTTAGAACTCACTGGCTGGTCAGAATTGCAAGTGGTTGGAGTATTTTATGTCATCGCGGCTATTTTGGCTGCCATCTGCTTGGCGTAG
- a CDS encoding DUF3134 domain-containing protein, giving the protein MLNSPLREEPRNQRAHVIPLKPESSMLDWLENKGRIITRDVQDPDFQDGEEEIDSLMGVEDGIGYDLDDDDDIGIAED; this is encoded by the coding sequence ATGTTGAACTCTCCATTACGTGAAGAACCCCGTAACCAGCGAGCCCATGTCATCCCCCTCAAGCCAGAGTCCTCTATGTTGGATTGGTTGGAAAATAAAGGTCGGATCATAACACGTGACGTTCAAGACCCGGATTTTCAAGATGGGGAAGAAGAAATAGACTCCCTAATGGGTGTAGAAGATGGAATTGGCTACGACCTTGATGATGATGACGATATAGGAATCGCCGAGGATTAG